The following are from one region of the Leptospira perdikensis genome:
- a CDS encoding nucleoside 2-deoxyribosyltransferase: MQTIYLAGPEVFLPNALQVLSDAKVLCESFGYRALTPFDGEITDQIHLAKAKQIFQENISLIEQSDMVIANCNPFRGACVDDGTAFEIGYAYAKGKRVFGYLNDKRSLPEIVRSKIPTKSHDSGYAIDEDGFLLNEDFGNSINLMLEFSILGSGGSLVLGNLKTVLEFLRNLK; the protein is encoded by the coding sequence ATGCAAACTATCTATCTTGCGGGCCCGGAAGTTTTTTTGCCCAATGCATTGCAGGTACTTTCCGATGCAAAAGTCCTCTGCGAATCATTTGGGTATCGTGCCTTAACTCCCTTTGATGGGGAAATAACAGACCAAATTCATTTGGCTAAGGCCAAACAAATTTTTCAAGAAAACATATCGCTCATTGAACAATCCGATATGGTGATTGCTAATTGTAATCCTTTCCGAGGTGCTTGTGTTGATGATGGTACAGCTTTTGAAATCGGGTATGCCTATGCTAAAGGGAAACGTGTATTTGGTTATTTGAACGACAAACGAAGTTTGCCGGAAATTGTTCGTTCCAAAATTCCAACAAAATCACATGATTCTGGTTATGCGATTGATGAGGATGGATTTTTATTGAACGAAGATTTTGGAAATAGTATCAATTTGATGTTGGAATTTTCGATATTAGGATCTGGAGGTAGTTTGGTTTTGGGTAATTTAAAAACAGTATTGGAATTTCTAAGGAATTTAAAATAA
- a CDS encoding TonB-dependent receptor plug domain-containing protein → MKTSFKQTLGLQTRKVFSLFFVINIGLILIHSTLYSQSSVGKEEPSEPVKQTKHGESGIQPNETNFDRSNMITVTGTRRKNLLKDSTITTEVLTRKDIDAMGARDLSQTLGNVPGIEVRPAQAGERGQTVRLQGLSAQNVLILVDGQRTTGRFSGSIDLTRFKAEDIERIEIVKGASSAIYGSDAIAGVINIITKEAQDPLYAEFRTLGGSGSEKYYGPYMEFRNYATVGAKSDKLSTLFTVGWHKGDGYDLTPDATPGPRNGRYASLAPGYNPYPANTSAVSSYLLATRLPNYSPPLESTSGSAFNDMNLSNKTVYHATDNLTLTGQFYYRHLDQTAVDATPPRTIYDRRNKTHDFMGAFNVDWIATQKVNVNLNANYSRFQDLYTTDQRKADDLDSQQRTDNAVAEFRSRVDYKFSENHVTSVGAENLQDQISSARIAPDCRRTYPNVCFEDFNPELTKGQTINGNAYRFRNAFYVQDEWRVSDKPRIQIVPGVRYDHDSIYGGEWLPKLAIRYDVTDQFRFRAANGLGYRAPSFQDLYFNFLNPGVGYRVVGSSNLKPELSRSYNFGWEWDITKRIWYSSNLFHNNVDNLIGFRTNPARDSSGLMVYQTSNYQKATTQGIESSVNVRLTEIVSTSVGYTYTDTRDELTKLPLEGRGPHRWNFSIRLDEKTSGMSLSVFAVVFGKQPYYCVKNPFWCNPDLPTNFDGLETLLASQAQTNISNALSALPAGVSDYCAENNISACTTSATYGYRMVNPHTNLNLRLSQRFFGHFQWFVGVDNALDAWDLQYNPQRPRFFYFGLDGKFAFSEVKVTPVEPKMN, encoded by the coding sequence ATGAAGACTAGTTTCAAACAAACCTTGGGTTTACAAACCCGTAAGGTTTTTTCTCTTTTTTTTGTTATAAATATTGGTTTGATACTCATTCATTCCACTTTGTATTCGCAATCTTCTGTTGGAAAAGAAGAACCTTCGGAACCCGTAAAACAGACAAAACATGGTGAATCGGGAATCCAACCAAATGAGACAAATTTTGATCGTTCCAATATGATTACTGTCACTGGAACCAGAAGGAAAAACCTTTTAAAAGATTCCACGATTACGACTGAGGTTTTGACGAGAAAAGACATTGATGCGATGGGTGCAAGAGACTTATCCCAAACATTGGGGAATGTTCCCGGGATTGAAGTTAGACCAGCACAAGCCGGTGAAAGGGGTCAAACGGTTCGTTTGCAAGGATTATCTGCACAGAATGTGTTAATCCTTGTGGATGGGCAAAGAACTACAGGAAGGTTTAGTGGATCCATTGACTTAACCCGATTCAAAGCAGAAGATATAGAAAGAATTGAAATTGTAAAGGGAGCTTCTTCTGCTATTTACGGTTCAGACGCGATTGCAGGTGTGATCAATATCATTACTAAAGAAGCACAAGACCCTTTGTATGCTGAGTTTCGAACTTTAGGAGGGTCTGGAAGTGAAAAATATTACGGGCCTTATATGGAGTTTCGAAATTATGCAACGGTTGGAGCTAAAAGTGATAAGTTATCAACTCTTTTTACTGTTGGTTGGCATAAAGGAGATGGTTATGATTTAACTCCTGATGCAACTCCAGGCCCAAGAAATGGAAGATATGCGTCTCTGGCTCCAGGTTACAATCCGTACCCTGCTAATACTTCTGCTGTTAGTTCTTATTTGTTAGCCACTAGGTTGCCGAATTATTCACCACCTCTAGAGTCAACGTCGGGAAGTGCATTCAATGATATGAATCTCTCGAATAAAACGGTCTACCATGCTACGGACAACCTAACTTTGACGGGGCAATTTTACTATCGGCATTTAGACCAAACTGCAGTTGATGCTACACCTCCAAGAACTATTTATGACCGTAGGAATAAAACCCATGACTTTATGGGTGCATTCAACGTGGATTGGATCGCCACTCAAAAAGTGAATGTAAATTTGAATGCTAACTATTCTAGATTTCAAGATTTATATACCACGGATCAAAGAAAAGCAGATGACTTGGATTCACAACAAAGGACAGACAATGCAGTAGCTGAATTTCGATCTAGAGTTGATTATAAATTCTCCGAAAATCATGTAACCTCTGTTGGAGCAGAAAATTTGCAGGATCAAATTTCTTCTGCAAGGATTGCTCCTGATTGTCGCAGGACCTATCCCAATGTTTGTTTTGAAGATTTTAATCCAGAGTTAACAAAAGGACAAACGATTAACGGGAATGCTTATCGTTTTAGAAATGCTTTTTATGTTCAAGATGAGTGGCGTGTATCAGACAAACCAAGAATACAAATTGTTCCAGGAGTTCGTTATGATCATGATTCGATTTATGGGGGAGAGTGGCTTCCCAAGTTAGCCATTCGTTATGATGTAACCGACCAATTTCGATTCCGGGCAGCAAATGGGCTTGGATATCGTGCACCTAGTTTTCAAGATTTATATTTTAATTTTTTAAACCCAGGAGTAGGGTATCGGGTTGTAGGAAGTTCTAATCTCAAGCCGGAACTTTCTCGGAGTTATAACTTTGGTTGGGAATGGGATATCACAAAAAGAATTTGGTATAGTTCTAATTTATTTCACAACAACGTAGACAATCTAATTGGATTTAGAACAAATCCTGCCAGAGATTCATCGGGTTTAATGGTGTATCAAACATCCAATTATCAAAAGGCAACAACGCAAGGAATTGAATCTTCAGTCAATGTTCGATTGACTGAGATTGTATCTACAAGTGTTGGATATACTTATACAGATACAAGAGACGAGTTAACTAAACTTCCTCTTGAAGGAAGAGGTCCACATCGTTGGAATTTTAGTATTCGATTGGATGAAAAAACAAGTGGGATGTCTTTGTCTGTGTTTGCAGTTGTCTTCGGAAAACAGCCTTACTATTGTGTGAAAAATCCATTTTGGTGTAACCCAGATCTCCCAACAAATTTTGATGGGTTAGAAACTTTGTTGGCTAGTCAGGCTCAAACTAACATATCCAATGCGCTAAGTGCACTTCCTGCGGGCGTTTCTGATTATTGTGCAGAAAACAACATTTCTGCTTGTACGACAAGTGCCACTTATGGTTATCGAATGGTGAACCCCCATACAAATTTGAATTTGCGATTGTCACAAAGATTTTTTGGCCACTTCCAGTGGTTTGTGGGAGTGGATAATGCTTTAGATGCATGGGATTTACAATACAACCCACAAAGGCCTCGGTTCTTTTATTTTGGATTGGATGGAAAATTTGCTTTTAGTGAAGTAAAAGTCACACCAGTAGAACCTAAGATGAATTAA